One window from the genome of Anopheles coluzzii chromosome X, AcolN3, whole genome shotgun sequence encodes:
- the LOC120956664 gene encoding pancreatic triacylglycerol lipase-like: MEISNTTGFLLQTILWMANHEYNNSLINVIHNQTLSADSNKTSGEFSLAEDVRCYGVYGCFPITPPWIDEKRPVAYHPQSPATVDVRYPVFTKPNTDHPKFIDINDPASVRHLGINPKGRIYFITHGYIESGDRPWIRQMVNALIENDPDRTASCVVIDWRKASNPPYTQTCANIRLIGAITAHVIYLLYEELNMKNLDKVHLLGHSLGSHLCGYAGYHLQKDFGLKLGRITGLDPAEPLFSDTDPLVRLDRSDAKFVDVIHSDGSEWVSKGGLGMYQPIGHVDFYPNGGYNQPGCSDPMNKFIRKHDDSFFWGFQEFFGCNHLRCHQFLTDSILHRCPFVGIGCESYAQFLRGECFECDRDGHYCVEFGLKAQESYSRLIENGVIKDPNAPLSVYMITGAEPPYCRSHFRITMSVSDEEESLIHGGEIGKMSFELHGEGGVRSGKMDFSKDPVYFEPGGNYSAIMAGSHVAKLLKVMLTWEYRTNPLNPLTWRLLVVPRVYVQRIRIQLMEQRTSVVVCPLNDAPVRADQENEFKSEYCRS; encoded by the exons ATGGAGATAAGCAACACCACCGGGTTTCTGCTGCAGACCATCCTCTGGATGGCAAACCATGAGTACAACAACTCGCTGATCAATGTGATACACAATCAAACGCTCAGTGCGGATAGCAACAAGACGAGTG GTGAGTTCTCGCTGGCGGAAGATGTGCGCTGCTACGGTGTGTACGGCTGCTTCCCGATTACGCCGCCCTGGATCGACGAGAAGCGCCCCGTCGCGTACCATCCGCAGTCGCCGGCGACGGTGGACGTGCGGTACCCGGTGTTTACCAAGCCGAACACCGATCATCCGAAGTTTATCGACATCAACGATCCGGCCAGCGTGCGGCATCTCGGCATCAACCCCAAGGGGCGCATCTACTTCATCACGCACGGCTACATCGAGTCTGGTGATCGACCGTGG ATCCGGCAGATGGTGAACGCACTGATCGAGAACGATCCGGACCGGACGGCCAGCTGCGTCGTGATCGACTGGCGCAAGGCGTCGAACCCACCGTACACGCAAACCTGCGCCAACATTCGGCTGATCGGGGCCATCACGGCGCACGTGATCTACTTGCTCTAT GAGGAGCTGAACATGAAGAACCTGGACAAGGTGCACCTGCTGGGCCACTCGCTCGGGTCGCACCTGTGCGGGTACGCCGGGTACCATCTGCAGAAGGACTTCGGGCTAAAGCTGGGCCGCATTACCGGGCTCGATCCGGCCGAACCACTGTTCTCCGATACGGATCCGCTGGTGCGGCTCGATCGCAGCGACGCCAAGTTCGTGGACGTGATCCACTCGGACGGTTCGGAGTGGGTGAGCAAGGGTGGGCTGGGGATGTACCAGCCTATCGGGCACGTCGACTTCTACCCGAACGGGGGGTACAATCAGCCGGGCTGCAGCGATCCGATGAACAAGTTCATCCGCAAGCACGACGACTCGTTCTTCTGGGGCTTTCAGGAGTTCTTCGGCTGCAACCATCTGCGGTGCCACCAGTTCCTGACGGACAGCATACTGCACCGGTGCCCGTTCGTCGGCATCGGGTGCGAGTCGTACGCACAGTTTCTGCGCGGCGAATGCTTCGAGTGCGACCGGGACGGGCACTACTGCGTCGAGTTTGGGCTGAAGGCGCAGGAAAGCTACAGCCGGCTGATCGAGAACGGTGTGATAAAGGATCCGAACGCTCCGctgagtgtttacatgattacGGGCGCTGAGCCACCGTACTGCC GATCGCACTTCCGCATCACGATGAGCGTTTCCGACGAGGAGGAGAGCCTCATACACGGGGGCGAGATTGGCAAGATGTCGTTCGAGCTGCACGGTGAGGGCGGCGTGCGCTCGGGCAAGATGGACTTCTCCAAGGATCCGGTGtacttcgagccgggcggtaACTATTCCGCCATCATGGCCGGTTCGCACGTCGCCAAGCTGCTGAAGGTGATGCTGACCTGGGAGTATCGGACGAATCCGCTCAACCCGCTCACCTGGCGCCTGCTGGTGGTGCCGCGCGTGTACGTGCAGCGCATTCGCATCCAGCTGATGGAGCAGCGCACCAGTGTGGTGGTGTGTCCGCTGAACGATGCACCGGTCCGGGCCGATCAGGAGAATGAG